GCGTAACGAACGGTGTTTTTGGAATAAACCCGATAAAATGCGAGGGGTGCAAGGTATGCGTACATTTCTGCCCCGCCGGGGCCGTGGATTTTCCACAAAGACATTGCGGGCAATGGCGCGTTTCCGAGACCAGATTCGGGGCAATGGTTCACGCCCAGCTTTTTCCGGGCTCGGAAAACAGCGGCAAGCTGGTAACTCTTTTGAAGCGCAAGTCCAAGGAACTGGCCAAGGCCAAGGGCCGGGAACTCATAATCTGCGACGGCGCGCCGGGAATCGGCTGTCCGGTGATATCGTCCCTTTCGGGAGCGAACCTGGCCGTGGCCGTGACCGAGCCGACACCTTCGGGCCGCCACGATCTTTTGCGGGTGATGGACCTTTGCAGGCATTTCCGGCTTCCGATGGGAGTGATCGTCAACAAGTGGGACATCAACGGGGAGGAAACCGCGCTGGTGGAGGATTTATGCGCGGCAAGGGGCGTTAGGATTCTGGGCCGTCTTCCCCACGACCCTGCGGTAACCGGGGCGATGGTGCAGGGCCTTGCTGTAACGGAATTCGATCCCGCCGGTTTCGGCAGGCTCGTTAAAGACGTGTTCAACGAGGTCATGGACCTCGCCGGGGTAAAGCAATCCGTCTGATTCCCATTCACCGCCCTTTTGGGCTTTTTTCACGAAACAAAAAGGAGATGTTGATGAACGCACTGGTAGCAATTCCTTCGGTCACGCCCGGAGGACTCAATTCCCCCATCGGCGCCCATTTCGGACACTGCGACCTCTACACCCTGGTGAAGGTCGAAAACGGAAAAATCGCCGAGGAGCGCGTCATTCCCAACGTTCCCCACCAGCAGGGCGGCTGCATGGCTCCGGTTCAGCACCTTGCCGGAAACGGCGTGAACCTCCTCATCGCGGGCGGCATGGGATACCGGCCCCTCATGGGCTTCAACCAGGTCGGCATAGATGTCTTTTTCGGCGGGCAGGCGGCCACCGTGGGCGAGGCCGTAATGGCCTTGATCGAAGGCAGGCTTCCCCGGTTCAGCCAGGAGCACACCTGCGGCGGCGGCGCAGGCCCCAATCCTCATTAACAGACCTTCAAAGGAATAATCCGGGCCGGAAGGCCCTTGAGGAGATTTTATGATCAAAATCCTTCTGGTTTCTTCAAAGCCGGATAATTTCAAAACCCTTGAAAAGGAGCTGCAGACTTACCCGGACGTGGAACTGGCCAAGGCTGAAACGGCGGAAGCCGCCTTGAAAATCGCGGGCGGGGACAGTTTTCATCTTGCGGTGGTTGATTCCGCACTTTCAGATGCCGACCCCCAAAAGCTCGCGGCGGATTTCATTGCGGTTAACGCCATGATGAATACGGCGATGGTGAGCGGTCTTTCCGACAACGAGTTCCACGAGAAAACAGAGGGGCTTGGCATACTGATGCGGCTTCCCGAAAAACCGGGGCCGCATGAGGCCAGGGAACTTCTGGAGACCCTCAAAAGAATAATCTGAAAAATCCCGGAGAAAAGCGATGCCTCTCTACGATTACAAGTGCGCGGATTGCGGAAAAACAACCGAGGTGCTGACGTCGGGTTCGGATGCTCCGCCCGTATGCGGGGCCTGCGGCGGCTCGCGC
This region of Deltaproteobacteria bacterium genomic DNA includes:
- a CDS encoding NifB/NifX family molybdenum-iron cluster-binding protein, encoding MNALVAIPSVTPGGLNSPIGAHFGHCDLYTLVKVENGKIAEERVIPNVPHQQGGCMAPVQHLAGNGVNLLIAGGMGYRPLMGFNQVGIDVFFGGQAATVGEAVMALIEGRLPRFSQEHTCGGGAGPNPH
- a CDS encoding ATP-binding protein; protein product: MPEIVILSGKGGTGKTSLTAAFAHLAKNKVLCDLDVDAPDLHLILKPENLETGEFFSGNEAIINQNLCTGCGICRDMCRYGAVSVTNGVFGINPIKCEGCKVCVHFCPAGAVDFPQRHCGQWRVSETRFGAMVHAQLFPGSENSGKLVTLLKRKSKELAKAKGRELIICDGAPGIGCPVISSLSGANLAVAVTEPTPSGRHDLLRVMDLCRHFRLPMGVIVNKWDINGEETALVEDLCAARGVRILGRLPHDPAVTGAMVQGLAVTEFDPAGFGRLVKDVFNEVMDLAGVKQSV
- a CDS encoding response regulator — encoded protein: MIKILLVSSKPDNFKTLEKELQTYPDVELAKAETAEAALKIAGGDSFHLAVVDSALSDADPQKLAADFIAVNAMMNTAMVSGLSDNEFHEKTEGLGILMRLPEKPGPHEARELLETLKRII